ATGAGGTTTTTCAAGTTTGTATGTGTCAAGTgcgtgtgtgtgagagagagagagagagagagagagagatggcagaagagagaggaaaggaagtGGGAGAAGTGGGCGAGAATGAACAGCGGGGAGAGTGGCGACGGGCGATGAGGTTATTGTATGAGGGTTCTTCAACTTTGTGCGCGTCTCTTCAAgtgtgagagagggagagagagatgaccgaagagagaggaaagcaagaggaagaagtgaCTGAGAAtgaactgagagagagagagagaggggaacgGCGATgagagaagatagaggaagggaagaggaagaaggaggatgAAGTGAGCGATGGCGATGAGGGAGGGTTTTCAAGTTTGTGGGTCTCTTTAAGTGCGTGAGGGAGAGATGACGAAAATAGAGAGGAAACGAAGGGGAAGAAGTGGGCTAGAATGAACTGCAGGGAGAGTGGGAGATAGCAGATGAGGTTATTGTATGAAGCTTTGTGCGTCTCTTcaagcaggagagagagagagagagagagagagaggcggcagaagagagaggaaagggagAAGAAGACGTGGGGAGAATGAACTGGGGAGAGGCTGACCACTCGTATCAACGGCGGCTTGACCGGTAGTGGCGGCAGAAAGGCAAACTCACGGTGATGCTTCGCCCCCTCTCAGCTCGTACTCTAGCTCGTCAGTCACAGGACCATAGCAAGAGTACTTGAGCACCATCTTCCGGCCACAACAGCCCACGACCTCGAAGAACCGGGGACTGCTCACTGGAAAACGGCTATCTCAGCCAGACACCGTACTCCTTCACCCACCGCCCACTCTCCTCCATCACCCCTACACGTCCAAGCTCTCCTGGCGCGAACGGTCGATGAGCCCCAGAACTCCCCGGACGTGCGCCAGGTGGACGTCTCGACCTCCTCCTCCGTAATCGAAGGACGAGATGATGACACCGCCTCCGCCGGTGGCTTTCCAATGGACAGATCCAGCGGCGAACACAGGGCGAGGAGCCTGAGGGCGACGCTCGCGATGTCCCCCCATGACCACGAGCCCTGATCGATGACCTCTTCCCTTATCGCACTGTCTTCAACCGGTAGGTCAGGCAGTCGACTCGATTCCGGTTCTATGCCCGACGCCACCGCTCGTACGATGGCTCGACATTCGACACCGAGACGATGTCTCGGGTCAGAGGGTTGAGAGGATAAGTCACGCCTTGGAGGTCCTAGAAGGATTGCGACCCGTGACCTGAAGGTCCAGCTCCGTGGAGCCACGATCTCGCAGCCGAATTGGGGGAATGGAGCTCCAAGCTGTGGCTCGGCTCTGAGCCGGGGACTTTGAACGCCGCTCACGGCACGTGCATGGTGGCGGAGTGCGGATTGTCAATGATGTGGGGCTACCTTCTGTGGACGGACCTGAGCTTTGTGGAGGAGCTCTAGTAGAAGGGAGCGACAGCgacctcatcctcctcctcggtGTTTCAAGGAAAAACGATAGGTGTAAACattgaggaaggagaagatgggtTGTCTGGTTCACTCAACTTTGTTTTTCTTGAACTCAACAGTACGCGACCGACAAAAAAGCAGTCGTCATCATCCAGAGTGCCACCTCTCTTTTCAAATTAGTCGTGCGAgcgaacgagagagagaagagaaagagtcGCGGTGCGGTTTACGAAGGGGCTGTCCTGTCCCTGATTGATGGTGGGAGACGCGGTGGAGGCCACAAGAAAAGGACAAACGAATCCGATTGCATACAAGGACGGTCCTATGTATATAACGATAGTAGACTAGGTATAGGACACAACAATTATTGactgattaaaaaagaaacgcaaaaaattatttgctgATCGAACACTGATGTGACCGTAAATAGAATTTGGAATTCGGAAGTAGGTagcagagagggagagggacagagagagaggttaGGGAGATGCAACTGGCTTTTCAGTGACCACAGAAACCAACGTATATAAATATCTTcgaaattctaaaaaatactAAAGATTAGAAAACACTATAAAAGTCTCTTGTGTAGTTGATCCCGCGTATGTACCGACCGAGTTGTATTCGCCTCGGCTAGTGAATATGCGATCTCAACTTCCGAAAAGCTAAAATGATGACTGCACTTTGCCAAGCTATCGATTCTGAATCTCCCCAAGAATCCTCAAAAGTCATGCAGCATCacaaaaaatcgatttttccttttctgtgaTGAAGTTCTTTTTCCATAGCAGCTTTTTGACAACTTCCTATGAGTTGAGCAAGATGAGGCTCTTGATGATAAAATCCAGCGGCTTACACGAGTTTGACGAGGAGGACAGTTTGGCCTAGGAACTGATATGATGTGGCCAACTAAATGAACTGCTATCTTTTTTCCATATGAACTGATATGAAGTGGCCAACCTCATAAATTTCTACAGCTCTTTATCGACCAATTCCGCGTTCCACCACCTTATCTGTCACGTCATCGCCTTCACCCATCACATTATGCCACGATTTAGAAATTGTCTCACTCTCATTTCTTTtgtgaatagaaaagaaaaaagaaccccATACTAAGTTTCAGGAGAGTGGCATCCCATCAGACCATTTCAAACATGTTGATTTTGACTGCCTTTTGAATAGCTAAACAGATAAAGATGCTGCTGGTTTTGTTGGgggtgtgatgtgatgatggaGGGACTTTTGGAGGCTAGTGGCTTTGGCGGTTCGGTTTTTCAGGGTTTTGACCGGTTGGGACCCCCTTGCGTGTAACTTGCATGGGAAGCCAAGAATCTAGGTTTTAAGAGAACTGTTAGAACTATCTCCTGGTGGTGGGATGGCATCTTTGATCATAAACCATGTATGAATAAGTATTTAGGGTTTCGAGAGAATTGTTAGAACTATCTTCTGGTGGTGGGATGGCATGTTTGATCATAAACCATATATGAATAAGAATCTAGGGTTTCGAGAATACTGTGACAACCATTTTTCTGGTGCTAGGAGGGCATGATTGACCAAAAACCACGCATGAATCTATAAAATTCTATGGAACCATAGCCGATTGCTCTTAAAACTTAAACCATCAGAGAAATGTGTTatataatatttagatattttaagaaaatcgtcttgaaataaaagaagaacaaacCAAGAAAGTGCGAAAATGCAAGATAGGTTACACTTAATGGGAAAATTAGCTAAACCGTCTTAAACCCATATCGATACCAACTTCAATatacttatttttgttgaaaatgattgAACTGCCAAATTAGCGATTTTCAACGAACATTAACTGGAATCGAATTTCGTGCaattttttagaattgaattagttaagttattttgattaaaaattaactaagttgaaaagtttatgactgaaatGACAtatgtacaataggtttatgattaattAGGTAATTTCTTTTAAACTTAACAATATTGGGGGCATCTTGGTTTAATCCGAGGCCCTAACCTAGAACTCTCGAAGATTAAAAGGCGGACATTGGTTTTGCCGTGCATTTTGGGCTAAGGGAACTGTTTAATCAGGTCTGGCTTAGGATAAGAGAGAAGGACTTTTGAAACTTGAGGACGAAGCTTGAAGTGGTTGATTCAGTTGACGTTGCAACATCGGACAAGTGGCAGTGCCAATTGGTCAAACGGCACACGCTCAATTTGAGTTCAGAGGTTCTAGAATGCTgggaaagaggggagagagagacacgCTGACACAAGTTACCACTATGTCCCCTACGGCAATAATATGAATTTGATGTGACAGAAAGTGCAAGCGAGACGCATATTAGATATCCTTCCACGGCGTCCAAGACCAGCAACAattattggccaaaaaaaaaaaaaaaaggaccagaACAATTGCTTCCGCatataaaattatccaaaatcaCCGATTTACTATAAActttaccaatttaattataaagttTACAATATTaacaattaaattctaaattttttcatattttgttaattaagtttatttggccaattttagttagaaattaaCTAATGGTATAGACAGTGctaaaataaacaatttatatatatgtttaaaaattctgaatttttttttttactttttttgtttccttttaatttctttattttcctactTTTTCCTTCCAAGCCCAATGAGAGTCGCCGGCTAACCCTTGTTAGTCGCAGTAAGGACTCATCGACTGCGGCCGGTCACAAGTGAGGCCCAATCGACCATAGTTGACCACTAGGTTAGAGTCGCAAAGCCCTTGCTGAGTGAAGCCCTCCCTAACCACGGGCAAGGGTTGCAAAGCTCTTGTTGGCAAACCTCATTGGcctcaataaataaaaaggaaaagaaagaaagaaaaggaaaaaaaaattataaaaatatgtactttaaaaaaaaaactattaaaaattgtccaacaATGACTATCTCACATGGCACTACCATTGTCCACATTAGAGGTTTATGGTTAAAGGTTGGtttaattgactcaattgacaaaaagtgaaaatatttaagactcgATTGGTGAAATTGAAAGGTTAATGATCAAATTAGTAAACATGCAATTAGTGAAAGACCTtttagatgatttttttatcattcttttgTAGCTGACATATTGGTTATTTAGTCACAGTTGCCAACAATCATACCTTGGGCAAGTCTCTCAAGGAATTTCATGAAGATAAGTTAAGAGGTAATCAAGATTCTGCATTAGATGACTTAGTGAAGTATCATCTACATTTGATCCTTTTGTGAAGTAttatctccttctccttcgtaGCACAGTATGCAACCGGGATAGCTTGCTGGGCATCTTCTTCGTATCACTGCTATTCGAGACCTGCTATAGCTTCAATAGATCATCTGATGCCAAgtataaagaaaaaggatgtcCTCCAATAACTTCGGATGAGATGGCAAGCCAATGGTTTTTCCCAGAAGCCGATCGGGAGGCGTCCTTCCACCGGTTCCGGAAATATCGAGCCTTGCTCTCATTGTCAGAAATCCAGAATCCTTGCATTTCACACTAGGACTGGGGAAGAAAGCATCATCAAGAAGAGGGTCAGATTTTTGTTAGATGTTATCTTTAACGGTGTTCTTCGCTTGTGTGTCAGCTGTCCATAGGTTGAAATCGACATTGGATGTTACACTCCAATTACGTTAGCCAAAAGACCCGTCGATTTCAATAGCCTCTCACTTTGACATCTAAAGGAGCTTCAGCTTTTCAGAAATTCACAACACTGGGGAAACAGGGGTCAGAACATCCGATTAAAGATATACAGGCCCCATAACTCATCGTCCTGAAAAGAGTTTCATTCTGCTATCGTCCGACAAAGTATCTCAGTGTCAAGTAACCATCATTCACACAAGTGTGGATGTAGAATTTCCTCTCAAAACTAAAATTACTACAACAATACTCGCTACCCTACATCAAATCACATAGGCCAAGTGAAAGTATAAGAGGAAATGTCTCAGAAATGCCCTGACATGGATCACTATAAGGACAATGCGCAATCCTTACTTGCGTGAGTGTGCTAACTCGAAAATGGGGCAACTCTTCACACTATGGTAAAGGTACAAACAGCGAGCCTCATTTGCTCGAGAGCTTGAAGAGTCGTATGCTCAATCTATCGTATGATTGCATGTAAGGAAGCAAACTGGCGGGTTGAAGAGTTCTGGTCAGGTCTGTGATGGCAAGGTTTGGCTTGTCGACTGAAGCAAGAAAGCAATCGAAAGTATTGGCATTGCGGATCACGGATGAAATGTAAGCTATCAGATGGTTCAGTGGGACTGGCATTTCCTGCACTGTCGCAAGCTGCCACAACATCATAGGAATCACATCCACGGCTATAATCACGTGAACTGCCAATTGACTTCCTTTTATCCAAAAGAATGGAGAGCACACGCACAAGGTGTGGCAGGCACAACGGGTCGTATATTACGTCTACACCTAAGCtatagaaaagagaaattatGCCTTCACTGACcgatgaaaagagaaaacaaccGAATAACTCATATTGATGCTCAACAAAAGAAGTGTGTCAGTGGAGAAACTATTCACATTATATCAGGTTTCAATCCCTGAAGTACGCTCTCAGATGCATATTCCCAAGGCAGGTGTAAATATTTTACCTGGGGCGAGGAAATGATATCAATTTCAGTTCTTATTCCTCCAATTTGCGCATGGTCAAACTGTATCAGGATCCACATGATTGCAAAAGATGAATATTCGGATGGCCTCATTCAAAGTCATgcttttcttgagaaaataaaaaattcaacaaaaaaggACAAACCCCACCGCTACTGAGGTAACCAAAAGACTAATGGGGAAGTCACGCAACAGGACTACTCTTTTATGCTAAAGGCATTATCGTAATGATGTCTACCATACCAATGAAAGAAATATCTATCATGAGATCTAAGAAGGAAAACTCTgggggtgtgtgtgtgtgaaataTGAaactaaaaacttgaaaaattgcaCACTTAGGGTGGAATGTGCGAGGACAATGACATTATCACTCACAGAATCTAAACATTCCAAAGTTACTGGCTCATCATCTTCCGTGCTcatttgattcatcttcaaattaagcTTCATGTTGCTTAGGTTGATAGGTCGCCATCACTTAATATTACCTGCATAAATACGGTCCATTTCTCAACTGCTACTCATGTATCATCATGAAACCATGTCCAGGGTGTTCAGCCAAGTTTGCATATGTGCTGAATGACAGATCACTTATTTCACAACCAAATCAGCTTTTGATATCCAGCTCATAGGAACAAGAACAATTCCATGAACCAAGTACAGCAAAAGAGTTGCTTGCCAAAACCATAGTGAGAACAACCCTAGCATATCTACATATACCGATTGATGTATTAAGAACAATGCATAAACATATGAAGGTtcaagtaaaaggaaaaaacctaAGCAGAAAGGAGCTTGAAGCTCAAGGATAGTACCTTGGAAGCTTTCACGTGGGAGAGACAGACACCAACTAAGCCAACCCCTGAGCCAACCTATGTCCAATATGCTAGTCAGTACCTAAAATCAGTTCTAGTGCAGATCAAGTAATCAGATTAAGGGGGAAAGGAATAGAAGGCCAAGTGTTTATCTCTGTAGTGTTCCATAGACTAATGGATCTGATGAATCAGATTGCTACtacagaaaataaaacaatagggTTGGCAGAACATTTATAATGGAATGTTTATAAGAGAACCAAATCTAGCAcggataaaacaacaaaaattgaacCCATAACACCGatgtttatttgaaaattctgaCGCACTTCTGACTGCTTACTTCAAAACATGTTTTGCTGGAGAACATATCCGGAAAGGAAAGTATGAACTGGACTGACAGCTAATTTCAGCTGGGACATAAATCCACACAATGCCTGAGACAATAAACCATCTGTGATTAGAACCATCTTCATAACTAATATAAAATTGTACTCTATTgccgaaaaaaaggaaagagaatataCATCCCCGCCTAATctagttgaagaaaactgaGCAAGCATATGACCCAGGACAAGCATTCAGttcttcaaaaatatatatgaaccAATAACATACATACTCTGTATCTCCTTCAAGCATGTTGAGCGAACAATGAAGTGGAACCACCAATTTCCTTACCATTGCATCCTCACAACTTGCATCTAGTAAATTATTAACCAAAGGATTGGATGATGCATACAAAAATATAACTCaagcaattgaaaaaagaaagttaccatctgggaaaagaaaatatatatatctttgaAAGCCCTCACATTCCCTTTGACTGCATTTTCatcctaattgaaaaaaaaaaaaaaaaaactttcattgGGTAACTTGAGGATTAATATATAAACCAGAAGAAACGGAAGTCATTATTCtgtaagaaaaattaactacaATGAGCTCTACCTTTGAAGAAATCATGAACTCGCTGTACAGTTCATACAATTCATCTAGCACGTCATCATGGTTAGACTCAATTTCCAGTATGAACTTCTTCAAAAAGTTTTTCAAGTACGGAGCATGACACTTGCCAATCTGCGATGACACACCGCCGTTCAGAGAATTCTGCCGTAACAGTCCTTCACTGAAACAATGCAGCAAAAGCAGATGGCAATGAACCCGGTACTCAAGAACTAATACATGAGCACTAAGCCAGAGCAACAACTCCAAAAGTAGCGACATGAACTACAACTTCTGCAGAAGCATATAATCATTTGGCTAGTCTATATGGTGTCAACGAGTAAAAGAGAACATTCACTTTAGCAGATATGACACACGAAACACAAAagattgttcttttcttctgttcattttttCACTTAATCTTAAACCAACGTCAACATGTGACCTGAACTCAAAAGACACTTCAGTTGAGACATCCTTCTCGTTTCTTGTTTTGGGTTCTTGAGTTTGGGTAGAGCCCCCAAACAAAACTTACATCTTTACCGATGCAATGATCCCAAATGAACCTCTGAACATCCACCGTCACGGACCCACCACCAAGCAATCTGATTTTCGAATAGAAGAGACAACTGCGTCAAATGCAATGCACACAGAATCCAAAAAACCAAAGACCAGGTgaaaaggaataattttttggcaaaaaacaTAAAACTGTTGAGCTCAGTGAAGCGCGCGGCGCGCAGAGAGGGAAAGCAGCGAAAGATTTTACCTCGCGTGTGACATCACGCAGTCGGTGAGTTCCATGGCGAGAAACGCAGAGACCAGATGGAGGCTCGCAGTTTGCTTCTCCATCCGTTCAAGAAATATTTCTTCGCGCCTCTTCCCCTGCAACACCCTCGACAGGAGATGGGTTTGGATCGGTTTTTCGGGTTCGGGTCGGGCTTGAACATGAAATCTCGAATCCGATTATTTAGGCACAAGAAAATCCGAAGTTCATCCCAAATTCATGAATACAGGTGAAGACTTCTACCAATGTATCCTTTGTTTATCTTCATTTTAGATCTATAGAATTACCACAAataaacttatttctttttcgaAGGATGAGAGCACTTAAGTGATGTGcttactttaccaaaaaaaaaaaagtgacgtGCTTAAGTCGAGATAGATCTACAAGATACacacaaaaaatgaattggaTGTGTTTCATCAGACGATATAAATGATTGTCCTAGAAACCTGCCTTTTTAATCCTTCCATCTATCTACAGGAAGGGCAGAGGCACATGATTGTTGGATCTTTAAATTCGCTGGATACACCGATGAAAAAGAGGAGTTTGAATTTTCAAGGTCATAGGATTGCGAAAAAAGTGGGCAACTTTTTTAgttacttttatcaattttcaaCATATTCTTTTAACATACCaattaaatgattttattttgatgtaAAAGATCGGTCAGTTTGGTACATTCATTTTATCTCTACCACGTCTAATCAAACTATAACAATACATGGCATGGAAAAAAGagttaatatattgaaaaatcttCATTGTTTTAATATCTCCACttttcaataaatatattataagatatatatttttacatatatattcccagacttatgttttttttgttatgtttaTATGATTGATTCTTACTTAAAAAATGGCATTAAAATTTGTATACGCATTATTTGCGTCAATTtgtattcaaaaaatttataaacttgAAATAGGGCTTACTTTTACTTAGTTATTTAAAAGGAGATTGGGATAAGATCAACcacaatgaaattttattttctgttgGAATGAAAAATAAACACCCCATTCGAAAGGGTGTGAGGTtggaaaaaatagaattataatTTAGAAGTGGTGAAAATAGTAAATGGTTATATGAATGTTTATACtatctaattatttaaatttttcttagttATCGTGTTAGCATATGAGATATTGATAATGAGGACGTTTttgaaagaagagaggaagttGTAATTAGGTGTGGAATCATTCCATGGAGACATCGACTGAATCTGCGTATCAATTGGTCTCTGCCCAGGACCTTCCTACAGGTAATTTTCGTTCTGCTTCTCCTCTCAGCACATTCCTCTGTTCCAAACTTCCAATGCGTGcctgcaaatattttttaatgccGCTTCAAGTGTCAGTAGCAAAGAATTCGCGCCGCCTCTCCTTGCATTTATTTCCTCGAATCAGCGACGACACGGTTTTgtctccttttgaattttgtcaGAAACAATGGGTAACACCACTCCTTTTCTGTCATCTGATGTTCATTTTATATTGCGGCAGCCTGCAGAAGTACTTCCCTCCAAGTCTCCCGAAACTAGTTCGATAGGTGTTTTGATACAAATAAGGCAAGCTTATGCCAATctgaagaaaatgcaaaaccaaATGAGGGATATTTTGGCAGAGATATAATTGCTGGTGCAGCTGTGAGGATTGCTTCCGCGGTCAGTATTCTATATGCTCCCAAACAATTGCGAAGTGTGCCATGTGATCCTTCTCTTATTGAGCCGTCCTGGCCAAAGATCTTCTCTTACTTGTTTGTTTGCGCTAATCTGAAAATTCTCTCATCTCGCTGATCAGAGGTAGACGGCAAGATAGGTTCTGGAACTGTTATACAAAGAAATGGCTACATTTTAACATGTGCTGGTGTTGTCTTTGACACAACAAACTTCATTTAGTCGGCTGACGGGGACGGTGGTGTCGGAGGACGTAATTTGCTGTCCACATTAGTGGCTCAAGTTCAAGTTTCTcactctgttttcttctctaccTCATGATCTTGGaactaataatattttcttgaacttGGTATGTAGACATGTAAACTGCACGTATAGGTAAGGATGGGAAAGAAACCCGCTTTGTCAGATTAATTAGCCTTCGACTTTGCTCAATATCTTGCCATTCTACTTGGCATGAAAAACATTGCTCTGCCAGAATCTGCATGATTGCTGGAATTCTGCATGCACATATTGCTTCCTCACCCCAACGTTGATGAGACTGTAACTCTGAAGAgccattattttcattttctttcgcCGGTACTATTTCTGAAGGCCCTTTCTGGGACTTGGGGATTATATTCTGTTTTATTCTTGTATGTAACTATGCTGAAAAGACctccaccccccccaaaaaaaaaaaaaaaaaagtggtaccaaaaagtccaaaatgaagaagcttaagctattagatggagGATGACTTGTATATAAGGCTCAGACAAAGCCGTGCTGCACTTGATTGAGTACTGGAAATATTGATGCTTCCCTTTTTAGACTAATCTCATGGACTTGAGCATGGAAAGGTCGTGGGCTCTTGCTTACAGAAAAAAATGTTGCAGTTTGCTGTATATGTGCAAGATGTGGAGAAAATGTTGCGAGCCAATTGTCGATGCTTATACGGATCTTGACATTGCCATTATAAAGATCGATTCCCCAAGTCCTCCCCTTTTAACAGCAGAAGTTGGCTCATCTAGTAAGCTTTGTCTGGGCAATAGCCATGGGCAGTCACTTTCCCTTCAATACACTGTTACGCTAGGGATTATCTGGTCATTCAGCTTGTACTTACAATTTGACCAAGCAATTAGTTTTTGcccaagtttttgttttccttagtTGATTGTATTAGCACAAAAGTGCAGACGTATAATTATTGATTAAAGGGTCGGTTCCTTCCCTCTTCTTGTGCTTCATAAAGCTGCACTCGTCGCGAAGGAATGAATTGGGACTTCGAGGAATGCCCGTGGAGTATCTACGAGACAGATTGTGCAATCAATCCACTAAGATGCAACCATTCCCGTGTTGGCCTGCCTTCGTGATTGGTTTGTGTTTCCTTGTGCTGCTGCATTCACATAATCAATGTTAACGATACTACTAGACAGGTCTATGTGCACTCGCTGCAATATCGGGATACGGTTATGGTAAAACTCCCGTATATGTGTTACATCAAAGTGgggagaaaataaattataatggCAATCGTTATATGGCCACCAGCTATCATCACGTAGATGTTTATGATGCAGAATTGTAGACCTTACATAATACCAATGCTGAAAGAGCATCCGGAGTGAGCTTTGCTTTGTTACCGGTTGATTCTATTTCAGCAATCAACACTGTGTCTTAACTAACACTTTTGAGCAATACTTCCTTCAAATCGAGAATTAGGACCAAACGCAATGCACATATGCTAACTAAAAATGGCCAAGCGCTTCCCTATTTTGATTAAGTAATTTGACAAGAACCAACATGAAAGAAAGCATGAGGTTTTTGCCGATGACCagggcttctttttcttccgcatCCCTGACCCCGAGTTCAGAAGGAAGATTTTGGAAGAAGGTCATATAACGGTTGCAAGGGTTGCACTTGTTTTGCAACAATGGAAGCCGCTCCTAGAGTTGAAGAGGGAGAAGCAAACCTCGGTGCCAGTGTGGATTCGCTTGAAAAACCTACCTCTTGACCTATGGACAGCCCCGGCAATTAGCGCCATCGCGAGCACCATTGGCAAGCCGTTATTTGTTGATCAACGCACGGAGCAATCTCAAAGGATCTCTTTTGCAAGAGTGTGTGTGGAGATTCAAGTAAACAAGCCAAGGTTCTACTTGACCGGGGTAAGACTAAACGGAGTTGTTCGGTCGATTGCCATTGAGTACGAGTGGAAGCCAGCGGAATGCTTGAAGTGTGGCTCCTTTGGGCACAATTGTGCAACCTCTTTGAATGGGCGGAAGGCGGTGCAAGGCCAGAAACAAGTTCAGACCATTCCTCCCCCCCCACCAGTGGAGGCCCGCCCCTCTGAGACTTCACCAATGCTGGTGGTAGACCTGAATGAGGCTGATTTTGGATGGAAACAAGTCaagggaaagaagaacaaatctccccctcccAAGGAGACATATTTAGACCA
This genomic stretch from Eucalyptus grandis isolate ANBG69807.140 chromosome 3, ASM1654582v1, whole genome shotgun sequence harbors:
- the LOC120291687 gene encoding uncharacterized protein LOC120291687 — its product is METSTESAYQLVSAQDLPTENAKPNEGYFGRDIIAGAAVRIASAGFFFFRIPDPEFRRKILEEGHITVARVALVLQQWKPLLELKREKQTSVPVWIRLKNLPLDLWTAPAISAIASTIGKPLFVDQRTEQSQRISFARVCVEIQVNKPRFYLTGVRLNGVVRSIAIEYEWKPAECLKCGSFGHNCATSLNGRKAVQGQKQVQTIPPPPPVEARPSETSPMLVVDLNEADFGWKQVKGKKNKSPPPKETYLDHPASSEKRNHLSSGRSSS